TGGGCTGCTCTTGCTACTTCATCTACTCCTGATGTTACTTCTTCTACGTTACCTGCTGTTTCTTCTGCATATGCCTGTATCGTATCCATTTGTGTCTTTAACTCTTCAGAATTATTCCTGCTTTCTTGGGATGCTTTTGTTAGTTTTATGGATGCGTTATCTACTTTTTCTGATGCTCCTTTTATTGAACTCATCGATTTCCTTAACTCTTTGCTCATCTCTGATAGTGCATTCGCCATCTGTCCTATCTCATCTTTGCTTTTGCTTTCAAAGTCTACTGTTAGATCTCCTTCTTTGAATTGGTTTATTTTGTTTCTGAACTCTGTCAATGGTTTTGTTATGCTTCTTATGAGATATATGACCATGATTATTGATACTACAAATGCTATTACTGTTAATATTATTGTTAGCATTATGGCTGTGTTGTTTTCTTCTATGAGTGTCGGTCCTAATGTGTCTTGTTGTACTTTTAACTCCGCTCTTTGTTCTTCTAATAGGTCTAATATTTCCACTCTCATTTCTTCCATCTGTTGTATTATTGGTTCTTGTGATTCTATTGTCTCAACTATTTGGGTGAGCACATTATTTAATTTAGTAAATAGATTCTTTATGTTTTGAAAACTTTGTTTAAGCTCTTCTGTTGCTATTACCAAGCCATCTTCAATCAATTCTAATTGAATATTTAGCTCATTAAAATAAGATAATACATTATTTTTATCGCTTGCTTCTAATGATGAAAAATATATAAAAGAAAGTTGCATAATATTATCTAATATTTCAATTGATCTATCTGAATAAAACACTAAAGTTGAAAGAAATTTTTTGTCAGCAAGATATTTAAAATCCAAAATAACCTGTTTTAAATCATTAGAAATATTTGTAAAATCTTGATCTATAAGTCTTTCCTTTTCTGAATTGAATCCAACTATCTGATTAAACAGACTTTCATAAGTTTCTACGTAACTTTTTAAATTAACTATATCTGTCGATTCATTTGTTTCATCCGTAAATTCATCTTTTATATTACTTATATTAATCAAAAAATTTTCTTGTGTCTCAGTATCATAGTATATTACATAATCTTTTAAAGCTAAAGCTGCTTCAAAAAAATTCATTTCTATTTCTGAAATTCTACTTGTTTCGTCAGATAAATCTTTATAACTTTCCAGACCTTGGTTAGAAATTATCAAAGAATAAATATTATAAAAAACAGCTACCCCAAACAAAATTAAAATTACTGCGATAATCAAAGCAATTCTTCCCCCTATATTCTTAAAAGAAATAATAGCACCCCCTCAAAATTACAATTATTTTTAATCATGTAAATTTTAATACTACAATTTTAACATAAAATAGTAACCAAAAAGTTACAAAAGCATTCGGTTCATATATTTTA
This window of the Petrotoga sp. 9PWA.NaAc.5.4 genome carries:
- a CDS encoding methyl-accepting chemotaxis protein, translating into MIIAVILILFGVAVFYNIYSLIISNQGLESYKDLSDETSRISEIEMNFFEAALALKDYVIYYDTETQENFLINISNIKDEFTDETNESTDIVNLKSYVETYESLFNQIVGFNSEKERLIDQDFTNISNDLKQVILDFKYLADKKFLSTLVFYSDRSIEILDNIMQLSFIYFSSLEASDKNNVLSYFNELNIQLELIEDGLVIATEELKQSFQNIKNLFTKLNNVLTQIVETIESQEPIIQQMEEMRVEILDLLEEQRAELKVQQDTLGPTLIEENNTAIMLTIILTVIAFVVSIIMVIYLIRSITKPLTEFRNKINQFKEGDLTVDFESKSKDEIGQMANALSEMSKELRKSMSSIKGASEKVDNASIKLTKASQESRNNSEELKTQMDTIQAYAEETAGNVEEVTSGVDEVARAA